The Chryseolinea soli nucleotide sequence AGCGCTGGCCAGAATTCCCAATGAAGTAGATTACGATCCTGAACCTCAGGGCGAGGCCATCACCTGGGCGGCCAATGGCTCTGGATTCTATACGATCAGCGAGCGCACACTGGGTAAAAAAGTGTATTTGTATTTTTACAAACGGAAATAAATACGCCTTTCTGTGCTCGTCGAAGCGGTTAAATCTTTTTCCCTTTCCACTTCCCCGACCTCATATAGAGGAACGACATGCTGAAAAGACATGCCCAATACACCCACTCCGAAGCCCAGCCGTAGGTAATCGGCAAATTCAAATACTCTAGCACCACAAAAATGTAGATGCAATACACCACGATAGTGATAAACTCAATCGAAAGATTGATCACCGTATTCCCCGTTCCTGTCACCGCATTTAGCCATACCGTTGAAAAGCCCATCATGATCACCGCCACCGAAACCACGCGCACCACCGGCAAAGCATGCTGCACAAAAACATCGCCCTGGTTGTAGAACGACAAGAACCACTCGGGGAACAGGTTCAGCAAGAGGCTGATCACTACCGCAAAGCAAGTGCTGATCCCCATGATGCGCCGGATCAATCCCAATACTTCATCCTGCCGTCCCTGCCCGATGATGTTGCTCACCATCGTATTGGTGGTGGAAGCAAACGCCCAGGCAAAAGTGCCCGACAATCCGAAAATATTCCGCATGGTGTTGGAGATGGCCAGCGCTTCGGGACCGTGGTGTTCAATAAGGACATAAAAGAACTCCCAGCTGATGATGCTGATGGCGTATTGCAAAATAAGCGGCGAAGATTGCACCAGGATCAGTTTGATAACGCGCATGTCGAACGCGGTCTGCGCACTGAAGGCAAACGCCCGGTGAATGCCCCTGAAATGAATGACGGCATAGATCACCAGCAGCCCCGTGCCCTCGGCAATGATGGAAGCATAGGCCGCGCCATTAAAGCCCAGCCTCGGCAATCCGAAATGGCCGTAGATGAACCCATAGTCCAGGAAGATGTTAGTGACGGTCTCCGCCAACGTGCCCCACACCAGCAACCGTGTTTGATTGGTGCCCACCAGCAAGGCGTTGCGCATCACGTAGAGATAAAGCAAAGGCAACCCCCAGATGCGTTTCAGCAGAAAATCGATAGACATGGACGAAATGTCGGCGTCGTGGATCACCGCGGTGAGAATGATCGGAGCAAACAAATAGGTGATCGCGATGCCTGCCGCTGCAAAAGACAACGCCAGCCACACGCCGTGAAAGAACAAACGCCCGATCTCTTCCGGCAAGTTTTGTCCGGCGCGACGCGCAATGAGCGCTTGCAGTCCATTGTTGAGTCCGTTGCCGATCACGGCAAAGATGAGATAGAACACACCTGTGATGCCGGCCGCCGCCAATTCCTTTTCACCCAAGCCACTCAGAAAAATGTTGTTGGTGATGAAGTTGATCTGAGGCACAAAGATGGCCAGCGAGATGGGCAACGCCATCCCTAGAATTTGCCGGTATCCGGTTTGTAGCTTCAGTTCCATGAGAAAGGGTGTGGTGAAGTGAGTGGTCTACCTCTTACGACAAAAGCCGCGTGAAGGTTTAAGACTTTTTGAATTCGCTTTCGCGGATAAAGTCGCTTTTAGCTCGGGAGATACGGTTGCAACCGGGCATAGACCCAGGTGCCTGCCAACGCGGAGACGAACGTGACGATCGTCACCAGGTAGCCTGCTCCCACTTGTGCGTACAACGGTCCCGGGCACGCCCCCGTAAACGCCCATCCAAAACCAAAGATCAGTCC carries:
- a CDS encoding MATE family efflux transporter, whose translation is MELKLQTGYRQILGMALPISLAIFVPQINFITNNIFLSGLGEKELAAAGITGVFYLIFAVIGNGLNNGLQALIARRAGQNLPEEIGRLFFHGVWLALSFAAAGIAITYLFAPIILTAVIHDADISSMSIDFLLKRIWGLPLLYLYVMRNALLVGTNQTRLLVWGTLAETVTNIFLDYGFIYGHFGLPRLGFNGAAYASIIAEGTGLLVIYAVIHFRGIHRAFAFSAQTAFDMRVIKLILVQSSPLILQYAISIISWEFFYVLIEHHGPEALAISNTMRNIFGLSGTFAWAFASTTNTMVSNIIGQGRQDEVLGLIRRIMGISTCFAVVISLLLNLFPEWFLSFYNQGDVFVQHALPVVRVVSVAVIMMGFSTVWLNAVTGTGNTVINLSIEFITIVVYCIYIFVVLEYLNLPITYGWASEWVYWACLFSMSFLYMRSGKWKGKKI